The sequence GGGGGCCGCTGAGGGGCTCTCCTACCTCGCCGCGCTCGCCGTCATCGTCGTCTTCGGCTTGCAGTTCTTGGAGCGAGGGTACATTCCCGGACCTCTCCCCGGTGACCAGTGCTTTGGGTGAGCTTGATCCTTTGTTTATCTTGTCTCCCCCTCTGATTGCCGAAGCAGTACTTTATTACCTGTTCTTTCCTTATGACATATATTAAAAGATCAAAAAGATGAATTGTGCATGTAATAATTTGATTTACGATTTTAAAAGTATATATCGTATTTGCTAACGAATTTGTCAGTCAAAAGTCGATTTATTATCTTTTCTATCATTTTTGAACTAATTATCTTTTAGcttctttttttaatcttattataAGGGGGCAATTATATGGAAAAAAAAATGTTAGAATGTGTATCTTATTAAAATGTTCTTTCCAACAtttcaaatacaaaaaattatgccTAAAAATATATCCCTTTATAATACTATATAAGAAGGAGGATTTTGTGAGTCGAGCATGCTTCCGAAAAGTCATGACAAAGTCCCAACTATCATATTAACATTTAAACCATTGAATTCATTTATTAAAGCTTAACTTACATAAATACAAATCATACCAAATTTATATACTCTCATTTTTTCAGagttatatattaataatttaagaaaataatatatgtATTCTGTATAATGGTAAGATTATTTAATTAAGATTGTATATATTCATTCTCTCCCGATCTACATTATATACGGTTGCACAAAGATATTTACGATGATATTACTCATATTTTTTGGAGTTATGTgtttaaaagaataaaataattatacataAAGTATGTACGTACTTTTTTAATCATGTACACATACATAGAATAAATTTCCTAAAAGTAGTATGTTGTGAAATTTATTTTTCCTGACCTTCGTTTTTGCTTTATTTTcatatagttttttttatttttgaaaatataggaTAACTCCCGATTATCTTCATCTCTCGTTATCGTTTATCACATTGGCGACATCGTCCAACCCCATATCAATCGTGCTCACATTGTCTAATCATTATCTCGATCATGATAAGTATTCTTATTTGTTTCTATGTCATCAAAATTGATTGCATCGTCCTTATCGTCACTAGTCTCGTTCCCTCTCGTTTAGGTTAATTACTAAGGGTTTTGACATGGATTTAGTCGAATAGGGTTAAAGCGAGAAGAAAGGGGGTAAGAAtaataagataataatgtaatatGACATAATCATGAGGTGAAGATGATTACGATAAGATGAAGGTAGGAATAATTTTATCTTGAAAAAAAGGCATGTGATAGGTTAAAACAAAATGCGACGCTACACAAGAGAAGGTGAAAACATGTGGTTTTCTTTTAGGAATTGgcatatatctatctatatatacatacgatttctattttatttttgttgtgtGATTGACATGAGACGTTGGATATGCACTCTTCTCCATCATCTGCCGTTAACAAAGCACATGCGTTCGCATGTGTTCCTATCCGCGCGATTCACGTGGTCCCTTGGATTTGCGCTCTCTTGCCTCATCCACCGTACACAAAATACGCATGCGAACGCATCGAGTCCCGACCTCTATCCCTCGGCGCAGTTCACCGAACTTTGGGGCCGGTTACCAATACAAGTCTTGCACCGCAGAAGGAGGACTCTCGAGTGAGTCGAGTCTCCCTgcgtttctctctttctctctctctctctctccacggaGCCGGTCGATCCCTTCTCTTCGTCGATCTCATCGGATCTCGCAGCTCCGACATGGCTCAGCCCTTCGTGAAGAAGGACGACGATCTCGACGAGGAAGGTCGTGTCGAAACCCTAATCAAACCCTCTTGTCTCTGTCTAATCCGTGGCTTTCTTCGTTTTCGCCTAAAATGATTGTTTCTTGATCAAATTCAACCGTTGCATCAAGCTTCCGACGTGGATCCGCCACTTTCGATGTGGATCTGTGTGAAGAGCCCTTTTCCTTTCGGAATTTATTACTTCTTACGATAGATCTGATGTGGCGGAGATGTTATTTCCCGGTGGAGTGATGGAATTAGCCTTATTTTCTCCGTCTCATGAAATGTAGTGCTCTTGCCTTTTAGATCTGGCTGGTATTTGATGGGCGGAGGAAGATAGACTGTACTGTAACTTAGATCTAAGCTCGTGTTATTTGTGTTCGAGAAAATTGATAGCCGTATCGTTCATAATTTGATTCGTTCTTTTGTGTATTGCAGAGGAATACTCTCCCTTCCACGGAATAGAGAAAGGTGCAGTACTACAGGAGGCCAGAGTGTTCCACGATCCTCAGCTCGATGCCAGAAGATGCTCACAGGTAACCTTATCCCGAATCTAGATATGTTCTGTTTCACGTGCATTTAGAGGAACATCTAGATGGACTTctttaaatcatcattttgagccGATTCTACAGGTGATCACAAAACTTCTATATTTGCTCAATCaaggagaaacttttaccaaggtgAGATCCTGGTGTTATCTGATATCCTTTGCAGCTTTTGTTATGCCTCAAGTCTTTCACGTCTCTGTTAACTTGATTTTGTAGGTTGAAGCTACGGAAGTCTTTTTTGCTGTGACAAAACTGTTTCAGTCCAAGGATACAGTGCTGAGGAGAATGGTTTATTTGATGATTAAGGAACTTTCACCTTCTGCTGACGAGGTTAGACAACAATAATCTGCCTTAAAATAGTTTTGTGATTTATGTAACTTGTGGTTTGAGGATAACTTGTTGATTTATGTTGTGTAGGTTATTATCGTCACAAGCTCATTGATGAAGGATATGAATAGTAAGACCGATATGTATAGGGCCAATGCTATACGAGTCCTTTGTAGGATCATAGATGGTACTCTTCTTACCCAAATTGAGAGATACTTGAAGCAAGCGATCGTTGACAAAAACCCCGTTGTTGCTAGTGGTGCACTCGTGAGCGGAGTTCACTTGCTTCAGGTACTATTTCATCTCTCTTGGTTGTGGTCATTGTTTACTTTCAGGTTTAacattttcatttatgttaatctAAAACAGACAAACCCAGAAATTGTAAAAAGATGGAGCAATGAGGTTCAGGAAGCTGTTCAATCAAGAGCTGCTCTGGTTCAATTTCATGCACTAGCGCTTCTTCACCAGGTGCATTTTACAATATAACAATTTGTTGACACCTTAAATGCACTTGTGAAAATGCATCCTTTCATATATAAAATTTGAGCGTATGCATCAACATGAGAGGGAATTGCATCAGTTATTTTATATGCATGCACGTTGGAACCATCAAACCTACTGAAAGGGTGAAAGTGAGTTGGACAATATCCATTAGATTACATTTATGACAGATAGGAGCTGGATATGGCCACAACATGCGTTTGTCATATACTTATATTCAAATTTTGTGATCTCAAGCATGAtttgcagtaccgaactgtaccgcccggtacgggcggtatgtactggtccgacaggttgccggtacgcggaccgtctgttaccggtccgagtgtgcTGTAGCatcgtagtagtgctacagtactcggcacacctgagtataccgctcggtacacctgggtgtaccgcttggtataccgtaccgtaccgataccgagccAGGTCGAAACAccagtatggtacggtattgcgaacctttatCTCAAGTCTTCTTGATATATGTTAGTTTTGTTTATCTTAAAacattaaatttaatatattaaccTAGATAAGGTCGTTatgtcattattttttttatgcataatatattttgttctcctcattctttgttTTATCTCACATTTGTTTTAAAATTTCTTATCCAAAaaataattgatttattaatttcTGTTGCCATTTTTTAAAGTTTCATCACAGTTTTATCATGCCTATTATTTTCCTTGTTTATTTCCTAGGCCATATAGGAGTCAAGATTTTTCTACCAATGTTTTTGCAACTATCTGCAAGCAGTCCTATTTATGCTCCTATTAGGACATGAAATTTATTTTAGTTATATGTCTATTCTTTAAGGTAGTGAGGTTTGTCTATTTTCTATAAGTGTGTGCTAACTATTATGAGATTATAAGATAAGGCAAAATCTAGAATTACATCTCTCTCTTCATTGTTTTCCTTGTATCCTCTACTTAAAGGGATCATTCCAGTTCTTCATCTAAATTCACTTTAATAAAAGCATTTTTACTTGCAGATAAGACAAAATGACCGCCTGGCTGTTAGTAAGCTGGTTACCAGCTTGACAAAAGGATCAGTGCGCTCGCCTTTAGCACAGTGCCTTTTGATAAGATATACCAACCAGGTATTTTCTCAGAGCTTGACGATGAGTATAACCAATATATAATTGAACAGATTGGCATTTTGTCAGGTAATTAGAGAGTCGAGCTCAAATACACAAGCAGGAGAACGACCATTTTTTGATTATCTTGAATCATGTCTCCGGCACAAAGCAGAAATGGTTGTTTTTGAGGCAGCAAGGGCAATAACTGAGTTCAATGGTGTGACCAGTCGAGAGTTGACTCCTGCAATTACTGTTCTTCAGTTGTTTTTGAGTTCATCCAAGCCCGTTCTTCGGTTTGCAGCTATCCGAACCTTAAATAAGGTGACTCTTTATATTATACAGTGATCCTGTTTTATCATTGTTGAAACCTGAACAGATGTCAAAAAGTTGCAAGTTTTTTTCGCTAAGTTGTCATATAGTATTAAAGTCTGATTTTAGTCCTTTTTTTCATAAATTGTAATATATGTACTTACAGTACTATGACAACATAAAGAAACACCTTATCTGTTCTCTTCTGGTATACTATATTTATTGTTGGGTATGTATGTCTACACCAAAAGTTACTGTTGGTGTATAGAAGCCCAAAAGAGCAAACGCCAAGCATATAAAATCAtgttgaacatatatatatatatatatatatatatatataatctttcataGTGTTTGTTGAACTTTACTGGTTTCTTGCAGGTTGCTTCGACACATCCTCTGGCTGTAACAAATTGCAACATTGATATGGAAAGCTTAATCTCAGATCAAAACAGGAGCATTGCCACTCTTGCTATAACTACACTTCTAAAAACAGGCAATGAATCAAGTGTAGATCGCTTGATGAAACAAATAACCAATTTTATGTCAGATATTGCAGATGAGTTCAAGATTGTTGTTGTGGAAGCTATACGATCTTTGTGTTTGAAGTTCCCTCTCAAATACCGTTCACTGTATGTAACATTGTACATGACACTTTTTAATTCCTTGTTCGTAAGATTCTTATTTCTCGTGAAGTTAATTATTTTCTTCATTCAACTACCTGACTAGGATGAATTTCTTAAGCAACATTCTTCGGGAAGAGGGTGGTTTTGACTATAAGAAAGCAATAGTTGATTCAATAGTCGTACTTATTAGAGATATACCAGATGCTAAAGAAATCGGCTTGTTCCACCTGTGCGAATTCATCGAGGACTGTGAGTTCACATATCTGTCTACTCAGGTAAGTATCATGTGACGCTTGTCTTCATCTATACTTTGATGTTCTTATCCATGTTCATTTGTCGAATGAGAATCAACTTACTTTGTACTACTGGTGCTAGATACTTCACTTTCTTGGGAATGAAGGGCCAAAGACTTCAGATCCTAGTAAATATATTCGTTACATTTACAATCGGGTAATACTTGAAAATGCAACTGTCCGAGCTTGTGCTGTAAGCACCCTGGCAAAGTTTGGTGCAATGGTTGACTCGTTAAAGGTACTCAAACAGTTTTTTCTCAAATTAAAGTTCATAAACTAATAATCTGTTGCTGATGGCTATTAAAATTTGGTTATTGCTGCAGCCTCGTATATTTGTTCTACTGAGACGTTGCCTGTTTGATGGTGATGATGAGGTAAAACTGTATAGCCTTCTAAATACAATCATTTGTTGGCAAATGCATGGATCAGTTTTCTTTATATTTTCATGTGGCAATATCTAGTTGAGTAAAATCTCCAGCACCTCCTGTCCTCTAAGATCTCTGGAAATCTCCCCTTCATAATTTCAACATGTAGGCTAGCAGGTATTCTTACATATGAAGTTATTTAGTTATTTATTAACCTTTAGTCAGCATGATTACTAGCCACCAAACCATACTCAGACGTCAGTACCTGGTTATGACAAGCTATTGCAACATTTCAATCTTCTGTTTGCTTCCTGGGACATTTCCCGAATAAGATGCTGGCTCTTGAAGTATCATCTTTCTCTGTGTCGCTATGG comes from Musa acuminata AAA Group cultivar baxijiao chromosome BXJ3-3, Cavendish_Baxijiao_AAA, whole genome shotgun sequence and encodes:
- the LOC103978773 gene encoding coatomer subunit gamma-2 isoform X1 produces the protein MAQPFVKKDDDLDEEEEYSPFHGIEKGAVLQEARVFHDPQLDARRCSQVITKLLYLLNQGETFTKVEATEVFFAVTKLFQSKDTVLRRMVYLMIKELSPSADEVIIVTSSLMKDMNSKTDMYRANAIRVLCRIIDGTLLTQIERYLKQAIVDKNPVVASGALVSGVHLLQTNPEIVKRWSNEVQEAVQSRAALVQFHALALLHQIRQNDRLAVSKLVTSLTKGSVRSPLAQCLLIRYTNQVIRESSSNTQAGERPFFDYLESCLRHKAEMVVFEAARAITEFNGVTSRELTPAITVLQLFLSSSKPVLRFAAIRTLNKVASTHPLAVTNCNIDMESLISDQNRSIATLAITTLLKTGNESSVDRLMKQITNFMSDIADEFKIVVVEAIRSLCLKFPLKYRSLMNFLSNILREEGGFDYKKAIVDSIVVLIRDIPDAKEIGLFHLCEFIEDCEFTYLSTQILHFLGNEGPKTSDPSKYIRYIYNRVILENATVRACAVSTLAKFGAMVDSLKPRIFVLLRRCLFDGDDEVRDRATLYLNTLGSDASVGGTDEDVKDFLFGPLDVPLVNLETSLQNYEASDIPFDIYSVPREVKSQPLAEKKAPGKKTAGLGAPPSGPTSVVDAYEKLLSSIPEFSSFGKLFKSSSPVELTEAETEYSVNAVKHIFDGHVVFQYNCTNTIPEQLLEMVTVFVDASEAEDFSEVVSKPLRTLPYDSPGQTFVAFEKPEGVPATGKFSNLLKFVVKEVDPATGEAEEDGVEDEYQLEDLEIVAADYMLKVGVSNFKNAWESMDPGNERIDEYGLGVKESLAETVTAVIDILGMQPCEGTEVVLSNSKSHTCLLSGIFVGNVKVLVRVSFGIDGSKQVAMRLAVRSEDPEISEKIHEIVAEG
- the LOC103978773 gene encoding coatomer subunit gamma-2 isoform X2; the encoded protein is MAQPFVKKDDDLDEEEEYSPFHGIEKGAVLQEARVFHDPQLDARRCSQVITKLLYLLNQGETFTKVEATEVFFAVTKLFQSKDTVLRRMVYLMIKELSPSADEVIIVTSSLMKDMNSKTDMYRANAIRVLCRIIDGTLLTQIERYLKQAIVDKNPVVASGALVSGVHLLQTNPEIVKRWSNEVQEAVQSRAALVQFHALALLHQIRQNDRLAVSKLVTSLTKGSVRSPLAQCLLIRYTNQVIRESSSNTQAGERPFFDYLESCLRHKAEMVVFEAARAITEFNGVTSRELTPAITVLQLFLSSSKPVLRFAAIRTLNKVASTHPLAVTNCNIDMESLISDQNRSIATLAITTLLKTGNESSVDRLMKQITNFMSDIADEFKIVVVEAIRSLCLKFPLKYRSLMNFLSNILREEGGFDYKKAIVDSIVVLIRDIPDAKEIGLFHLCEFIEDCEFTYLSTQILHFLGNEGPKTSDPSKYIRYIYNRVILENATVRACAVSTLAKFGAMVDSLKPRIFVLLRRCLFDGDDEVRDRATLYLNTLGSDASVGGTDEDVKDFLFGPLDVPLVNLETSLQNYASDIPFDIYSVPREVKSQPLAEKKAPGKKTAGLGAPPSGPTSVVDAYEKLLSSIPEFSSFGKLFKSSSPVELTEAETEYSVNAVKHIFDGHVVFQYNCTNTIPEQLLEMVTVFVDASEAEDFSEVVSKPLRTLPYDSPGQTFVAFEKPEGVPATGKFSNLLKFVVKEVDPATGEAEEDGVEDEYQLEDLEIVAADYMLKVGVSNFKNAWESMDPGNERIDEYGLGVKESLAETVTAVIDILGMQPCEGTEVVLSNSKSHTCLLSGIFVGNVKVLVRVSFGIDGSKQVAMRLAVRSEDPEISEKIHEIVAEG